The Acidimicrobiia bacterium genome contains a region encoding:
- a CDS encoding ChbG/HpnK family deacetylase, protein MTGPLLIVNADDFGLTANLCRAVLRGGERGIVTSTSALANGAALPGSAAALRDSGLGVGAHLAVVGHQAPVLEAREVPTLVDRYGHLAPGWRPFLTRCALRRIDPEDVRREFTAQVEVLRACGLTLTHLDTHQNLHLWPSIARVTVELASTSGISAIRVTRTAGWSPIALGVRHLSTRLEARAQKANVLFPDATAGFDEAGRLDLERLRGSLQRLAKLGVSSAELVCHPSEDADTELAALGWNYRGQDELDALVSKEARAAVERAGFRLGTFADLGMPRQANRETRR, encoded by the coding sequence ATGACGGGGCCGCTGCTCATCGTGAACGCCGACGACTTTGGTCTGACCGCGAACCTCTGTCGCGCCGTCCTGCGCGGGGGTGAGCGCGGGATCGTCACCAGCACGTCGGCCCTCGCCAACGGCGCCGCGCTCCCGGGTTCCGCAGCGGCGCTGCGCGACTCCGGCCTCGGCGTGGGCGCCCACCTCGCGGTCGTCGGCCACCAAGCCCCGGTGCTCGAAGCCCGCGAGGTGCCGACGCTCGTCGACCGGTACGGCCACCTGGCGCCGGGCTGGCGGCCCTTCCTCACGCGCTGCGCGCTCAGGCGGATCGATCCCGAAGATGTGCGCCGCGAGTTCACCGCGCAGGTCGAGGTGCTCCGCGCCTGCGGTCTGACGCTCACGCACCTCGACACGCACCAGAACCTCCACCTGTGGCCGAGCATCGCGCGCGTCACCGTCGAGCTCGCGTCGACGAGCGGCATTTCGGCGATTCGCGTGACGCGAACAGCTGGGTGGTCACCGATCGCGCTCGGCGTACGACACCTCTCGACGCGACTCGAGGCGCGCGCCCAGAAGGCCAACGTGCTGTTCCCCGACGCCACCGCCGGGTTCGACGAAGCGGGGCGGCTCGATCTCGAGCGGCTCCGCGGCTCGCTCCAGCGGTTGGCCAAGCTCGGCGTGTCGAGCGCAGAGCTCGTCTGCCATCCCAGCGAGGATGCCGACACCGAGCTCGCCGCGCTCGGATGGAACTACCGCGGCCAAGACGAGCTCGACGCGCTCGTGTCGAAGGAGGCACGCGCCGCCGTGGAACGCGCCGGCTTCCGGCTCGGTACGTTCGCCGATCTCGGCATGCCGCGGCAGGCCAACCGAGAGACGCGCCGGTAG
- a CDS encoding glycosyltransferase family 2 protein: protein MPTPIDERLSLVVPIWNEEEAIQVMVDVARAALDALVADAELGGYEMVLVDDASTDGTGKLLDELAASDSRIHVVRHERNRGLGGAVRSGLAASTGDLVLYTDADLPFDLREIGRLMRIVRTYQADVLSGYRLDRRSEGFRRTLYSGVYNGLIRLSLGLRVRDVNFACKLLRRRVLDAVQLESEGSFIDAELMARADRMGFSIVQVGLDYFARSRGVSTLSSWGTISGILSEWRALAPEIRRLGPPGIGNSR, encoded by the coding sequence ATGCCTACCCCCATCGACGAACGGTTGAGCCTCGTCGTTCCGATCTGGAACGAGGAGGAGGCCATTCAGGTCATGGTCGACGTCGCGCGCGCGGCCCTTGATGCTCTCGTCGCCGATGCCGAGCTCGGGGGCTATGAGATGGTCCTCGTCGACGACGCGTCGACCGATGGCACCGGCAAGTTGCTCGACGAGCTCGCGGCGTCCGACTCACGCATTCACGTCGTCCGTCACGAGCGCAATCGTGGCTTGGGCGGCGCGGTCCGCTCGGGGCTCGCTGCGTCTACCGGCGACCTCGTGCTCTACACCGACGCCGATCTCCCGTTCGACCTGCGCGAGATCGGGCGGCTCATGCGGATCGTGCGCACGTACCAGGCCGACGTGCTCAGTGGCTACCGGCTCGATCGTCGGAGCGAGGGCTTCCGCCGCACGCTCTACTCGGGTGTGTACAACGGCCTCATCCGGCTCTCACTCGGTCTTCGGGTGCGCGACGTGAACTTCGCGTGCAAGCTCCTGCGCCGACGGGTGCTCGACGCGGTGCAGCTCGAGAGCGAGGGCTCGTTCATCGACGCCGAGCTCATGGCCCGCGCCGACCGGATGGGCTTCAGCATCGTGCAGGTCGGTCTCGACTACTTCGCGCGTTCGCGTGGCGTCTCCACGCTGTCGTCGTGGGGGACGATTTCGGGCATCCTCAGCGAATGGCGCGCGCTCGCCCCGGAGATCCGCCGCTTGGGGCCGCCCGGCATCGGCAACTCACGCTGA
- a CDS encoding SPFH domain-containing protein, whose translation MGGLIAIIVVVVLIIAIVLKSFHSIGPAEVGLVSKRFAFRKLSEDNPIGFRGEAGYQATLLMPGLRLKLWPMFGVKKFPWVQVPAGEIGVVIAQVGAPLPIGAKSAEYKTEFGNFSALQGFVEGGGQKGVQRPVLPPGTLVPIHPVAFLVVTTQGVYGLPVSPELVSQSKGGMLSPQSFGLSPDQLRVVIIAPDGAIDLIGVVTTLEGPPLPSGDIASRLGGFDDIAEMETREGGVQDADLIEVLLGSKNEVHNNYQDYQAFLDAGGKIGLQHDPLLYGAYLLNPFLVRVDLVPMLVVNQGEVAVIKGFVGLPTLDTSGAEFKFGSIVRPGHRGIWQEPLRTGKYPINPRVYAAEIVPTFILTLNWADATSEAHDLDAQLSSIVGKSREGFVFQIDLQVQIHVPDTRAPKVISMVGTMRNLVSEVLQSAVGNHFRNTLQALEAVKFIETRREVQAAALEAITRYLVQYEVETRGVYIQDVVFPPELVLVLTQREIANQEKATFEEQQRAQTSRIEMEKAKGTADMQAQLAGAQVGVQIKANEAEARENEGKGEAAYVELTGRAEATKVQAIGLAEAKATEALGLARAIGFEAQTKALGGGATAVVAVANAVAEGHITVVPEVLVTGGGGGGGPIDGLAATLMRFFSNGGSGGGGGGSGSSGGGSDTPAAPGTVAIGASETVPEPVPEPPSGLDEPPMKE comes from the coding sequence ATGGGTGGTCTGATCGCGATCATCGTGGTGGTCGTGTTGATCATCGCGATCGTTCTCAAGTCGTTCCATTCGATCGGCCCGGCCGAGGTGGGACTGGTCTCGAAGCGGTTCGCGTTCCGCAAGCTCTCCGAAGACAACCCGATCGGGTTCCGCGGCGAGGCGGGTTACCAGGCCACGCTGCTCATGCCGGGGTTGCGTCTCAAGCTGTGGCCGATGTTCGGGGTGAAGAAGTTCCCGTGGGTGCAGGTGCCCGCAGGTGAGATCGGCGTGGTGATCGCGCAAGTGGGAGCGCCGCTGCCGATCGGCGCGAAGAGCGCCGAGTACAAGACCGAGTTCGGCAACTTCTCCGCACTCCAGGGTTTCGTCGAGGGCGGCGGGCAGAAGGGCGTACAACGGCCGGTCCTCCCACCGGGCACCCTCGTGCCCATCCACCCCGTCGCGTTCCTCGTGGTCACCACCCAAGGCGTGTACGGGTTGCCGGTGTCGCCGGAGCTCGTCTCGCAATCGAAAGGCGGGATGCTCTCACCGCAGTCGTTCGGTCTGTCGCCCGATCAACTCCGCGTGGTCATCATCGCGCCCGACGGCGCGATCGACCTGATCGGCGTGGTGACCACGCTCGAGGGACCACCGCTGCCGTCGGGCGACATCGCGAGCCGGCTGGGCGGGTTCGACGACATCGCCGAGATGGAAACCCGTGAGGGAGGCGTGCAAGACGCCGACCTCATCGAAGTGCTGCTCGGCAGCAAGAACGAGGTGCACAACAACTACCAGGACTACCAGGCCTTCCTCGACGCCGGCGGAAAGATCGGGCTGCAGCACGACCCGCTGCTCTACGGCGCGTACCTGCTGAACCCGTTCCTGGTGCGCGTCGATCTCGTGCCGATGCTCGTCGTGAACCAGGGTGAGGTCGCGGTGATCAAGGGCTTCGTCGGTCTTCCCACGCTCGACACGTCGGGAGCGGAGTTCAAGTTCGGGTCGATCGTGCGACCGGGCCACCGCGGCATCTGGCAGGAGCCGTTGCGCACCGGCAAGTACCCCATCAACCCGCGCGTCTACGCGGCCGAGATCGTTCCCACGTTCATCCTCACGTTGAACTGGGCCGACGCGACTTCCGAAGCACACGACCTCGACGCGCAGCTGTCGTCGATCGTCGGCAAGAGCCGTGAAGGATTCGTGTTCCAGATCGACCTGCAAGTGCAGATCCACGTGCCCGACACGCGCGCGCCCAAGGTGATCTCGATGGTCGGCACGATGCGGAACCTGGTGAGCGAGGTGCTCCAGTCGGCGGTGGGCAACCACTTCCGCAACACGCTCCAGGCGCTCGAAGCGGTGAAGTTCATCGAGACGCGGCGCGAAGTGCAGGCCGCGGCACTGGAGGCGATCACGCGCTATCTCGTCCAATACGAGGTGGAGACGCGGGGTGTGTACATCCAGGACGTCGTGTTCCCACCCGAGCTCGTGCTCGTGCTCACCCAGCGCGAGATCGCGAATCAGGAAAAGGCGACCTTCGAGGAGCAACAACGCGCGCAGACCTCGCGCATCGAGATGGAGAAGGCGAAGGGCACCGCCGACATGCAGGCTCAACTCGCGGGCGCGCAAGTGGGCGTGCAGATCAAGGCCAACGAAGCCGAGGCACGAGAGAACGAAGGCAAAGGCGAGGCCGCGTACGTCGAGCTCACCGGTCGTGCCGAGGCGACGAAGGTCCAGGCGATCGGGCTCGCCGAGGCGAAGGCCACCGAGGCCCTCGGCCTCGCGCGCGCGATCGGGTTCGAAGCCCAGACCAAGGCGCTCGGAGGCGGCGCCACGGCGGTTGTCGCGGTCGCGAACGCGGTGGCCGAGGGCCACATCACGGTGGTGCCCGAGGTGCTCGTCACCGGCGGTGGCGGGGGTGGGGGCCCGATCGACGGGCTCGCGGCGACGCTCATGCGCTTCTTCTCCAATGGTGGTAGTGGTGGCGGCGGCGGAGGAAGCGGGAGCAGCGGCGGTGGCAGCGACACGCCGGCGGCTCCCGGCACCGTTGCCATCGGCGCATCCGAAACGGTCCCCGAACCGGTCCCGGAGCCGCCGAGCGGCCTCGACGAGCCCCCGATGAAGGAATGA
- a CDS encoding class I SAM-dependent methyltransferase has translation MIDAAAATARRAYASESIGTRVHTALRWRTCPFRDVAAVVPCHGEILDAGCGHGLLSLYLAAQAPERRITGVDIDDEKLVVARRAMAAAHVEKRVTFERVDPDWRPDPQWDAIVEVDMLYLLGCTRSAEWLRIAAAALAPGGRLVVKELDVTPAWKARWSRFQELLATRVMRITEGEELELIPRAEVVATMTAAGLTVDARRLDRGRLHPHYIAVGTRADS, from the coding sequence GTGATCGACGCCGCGGCGGCGACTGCCCGCCGCGCGTACGCATCCGAGTCGATCGGCACGCGCGTGCACACCGCCCTCCGGTGGCGCACCTGCCCGTTCCGTGACGTCGCCGCCGTGGTGCCGTGCCACGGTGAAATCCTCGACGCCGGCTGCGGCCACGGCCTCCTCAGCCTCTATCTGGCGGCGCAGGCACCCGAGCGCCGCATCACCGGCGTCGACATCGACGACGAGAAGCTCGTGGTGGCGCGTCGAGCCATGGCCGCGGCGCACGTCGAGAAGCGCGTGACGTTCGAACGAGTCGATCCCGACTGGCGTCCGGACCCGCAGTGGGACGCGATCGTGGAGGTCGACATGCTCTACCTCCTCGGTTGCACGCGCTCAGCCGAGTGGCTGCGCATCGCAGCAGCGGCGCTCGCGCCCGGCGGTCGCCTCGTGGTGAAGGAGCTCGACGTGACGCCGGCGTGGAAGGCGCGGTGGAGCCGGTTCCAGGAGCTGCTCGCGACGCGCGTCATGCGCATCACGGAAGGCGAGGAGCTCGAACTGATCCCGCGCGCCGAAGTGGTCGCGACGATGACGGCGGCCGGGCTCACCGTTGACGCGCGTCGGCTCGACCGCGGGCGGCTACACCCTCACTACATCGCGGTGGGAACGCGAGCGGACTCCTGA